The proteins below come from a single Microbacterium sp. SLBN-154 genomic window:
- a CDS encoding ABC1 kinase family protein has product MPAWVIVGLLAIVFALIATWVARRLLDRRIGEIRALILSVLVFLISAPVALWMLQRSGVLDADFAFAVQGFIALAFLALTLGWMLAIVVAVIMAVEFLWPSRGFRNPVTAFRQALRRRDRARRYAQIVAIGSRHGLGLYQRHRRGDGDDLPTALVAALNQAGVTFVKLGQTLSTREDVLPPEFVRALSTLQMDSTAIPWAEAEAAIIAELGRPLDEVFAAVEEKPLAAASVAQVHAATLLSGEEVVVKIQRPRARAQVTTDLDILERLAADAERRMEWARDYGLRALVVEFARALRDELDYRVEAANTELLRGAIARSSDSQVSVPKVYAQFTTTRMLVLERVTGTPFSRLSPGELPPERAVAIADGVVDAVFEQIAVRGVFHADLHPGNLVLRDDDSVALVDFGAIGVLERSMRHLLVPFLIAILNEDDIAATDVVLLLCAPARGTSADRAALQHDIGVVLTRIHNDTNDQNVFRALIDVLRAHRLAMPPSLLLVFRTLASLEGSMRRLQADYDMVGHALSRAPHTARLMNTPRDLLLSAQSNGALLVEQLRRLPRRMENLGRSLEDGTFVVQLRRFSNPTERSWLDGLLGQVTVTIVGIALLLMGILLAVADGGPELTAQVAVSPFLGSVVALGGFLLLLRSLRRALRLRGDVLEGDASDGEA; this is encoded by the coding sequence ATGCCGGCCTGGGTGATCGTAGGTCTCCTCGCGATCGTGTTCGCGCTCATCGCGACGTGGGTGGCGCGTCGCCTCCTCGACCGGCGGATCGGCGAGATCCGGGCGCTCATCCTCTCCGTGCTCGTCTTCCTCATCAGCGCGCCGGTGGCGCTGTGGATGCTGCAGCGCTCGGGCGTCCTGGACGCCGACTTCGCGTTCGCCGTCCAGGGGTTCATCGCCCTGGCGTTCCTCGCCCTGACGCTCGGGTGGATGCTCGCGATCGTCGTCGCCGTCATCATGGCCGTGGAGTTCCTCTGGCCCTCCCGCGGCTTCCGCAACCCTGTCACGGCCTTCCGCCAAGCCCTCCGGCGACGCGACCGCGCTCGCCGTTACGCGCAGATCGTCGCGATCGGGTCACGACACGGGCTGGGGCTCTACCAGCGCCATCGTCGCGGCGACGGCGACGATCTGCCGACAGCCCTCGTCGCTGCTCTCAACCAGGCGGGGGTGACGTTCGTCAAGCTCGGGCAGACCCTGTCCACCCGCGAGGACGTGCTTCCGCCCGAGTTCGTGCGCGCCCTGTCCACCCTGCAGATGGATTCGACCGCCATCCCGTGGGCGGAGGCGGAGGCGGCGATCATCGCCGAGCTGGGGCGGCCGCTGGACGAGGTGTTCGCGGCGGTGGAGGAGAAACCCCTCGCCGCGGCATCCGTCGCACAGGTGCACGCGGCCACGCTGCTGTCGGGGGAGGAGGTCGTGGTCAAGATCCAGCGACCACGGGCCCGCGCGCAGGTGACGACAGACCTCGACATCCTCGAGCGTCTGGCCGCCGACGCCGAACGCCGCATGGAGTGGGCCCGCGACTACGGACTGCGCGCACTCGTGGTCGAGTTCGCGCGGGCGCTGCGTGACGAGCTCGACTACCGCGTCGAAGCGGCGAACACCGAGCTGCTGCGCGGGGCCATCGCCCGATCCAGCGACTCGCAGGTGTCGGTCCCGAAGGTGTACGCGCAGTTCACCACCACACGCATGCTCGTTCTCGAGCGGGTGACCGGAACCCCTTTCAGCCGCCTGAGCCCCGGTGAGCTCCCACCCGAACGGGCCGTCGCGATCGCCGACGGCGTCGTGGACGCCGTGTTCGAGCAGATCGCCGTGCGGGGGGTCTTCCACGCCGACCTGCACCCCGGCAACCTGGTGCTGCGCGATGACGACAGCGTCGCGCTCGTCGACTTCGGAGCCATCGGCGTGCTCGAACGCAGCATGCGCCACCTCCTCGTGCCCTTCCTCATCGCGATCCTCAACGAAGACGACATCGCCGCCACCGATGTCGTCCTTCTGCTGTGCGCGCCGGCCCGAGGCACGTCGGCCGACCGCGCCGCGCTGCAGCACGACATCGGGGTGGTGCTGACCCGCATCCACAACGACACCAACGATCAGAACGTCTTCCGGGCCCTGATCGATGTGCTGCGGGCGCACCGACTGGCCATGCCGCCGTCGCTGCTTCTGGTCTTCCGCACCCTGGCCTCCCTCGAAGGGTCGATGCGACGGCTTCAAGCCGACTACGACATGGTCGGCCATGCTCTGAGCCGCGCCCCCCACACGGCGCGCCTGATGAACACCCCCCGCGACCTCCTCCTGTCGGCGCAGTCCAACGGTGCGCTGCTCGTGGAGCAGCTCCGACGTCTGCCCCGCCGCATGGAGAACCTCGGCCGGTCTCTCGAGGACGGCACCTTCGTCGTGCAACTGCGCCGCTTCTCGAACCCGACGGAGCGCAGCTGGCTCGACGGGCTGCTCGGTCAGGTCACCGTGACCATCGTGGGGATCGCGCTGCTTCTCATGGGCATCCTGCTGGCCGTCGCCGACGGCGGACCGGAGTTGACGGCCCAGGTGGCGGTGTCGCCGTTCCTCGGGAGCGTCGTGGCCCTCGGCGGATTCCTGCTGCTGTTGCGAAGCCTCCGACGCGCACTCCGCCTGCGAGGCGACGTGCTCGAAGGCGACGCGTCAGACGGCGAAGCTTGA
- a CDS encoding ABC transporter permease has product MSTTRASHKVSFGPSRTIRLGLRRIAFEVRAYFRQGDSVFFTFLFPVLFLFIFAVAFSSSTFGPPTDEVTAAGYYLPAMLAAGLLLSGTQLLAIDIAMERSDGTLKRLGGMPLSPVSYFIGKLGQVLVTGVFQAALLLVIAAVFFGVALPTDPERWLTFTWVFLLGAITCGVLGIALSALPRSGRSATAVVIPIVLVLQFISGVFIPFDTLPEWLQNFAGIFPLKWIAQGMRSVFLPEVFADAEPGGSWQHQETLIALLIWLVVGLILARLTFRWIRKDG; this is encoded by the coding sequence ATGAGCACCACCCGCGCATCGCACAAGGTGTCGTTCGGGCCGAGCCGCACCATCCGCCTGGGCCTTCGCCGCATCGCCTTCGAGGTGCGCGCCTACTTCCGCCAGGGCGACTCGGTGTTCTTCACCTTCCTCTTCCCTGTGCTGTTCCTGTTCATCTTCGCGGTGGCCTTCAGCAGCAGCACCTTCGGGCCGCCCACCGACGAGGTCACCGCGGCCGGGTACTACCTCCCCGCCATGCTCGCCGCGGGCCTGCTGCTCTCGGGCACGCAGCTGCTGGCGATCGACATCGCCATGGAACGCAGCGACGGCACCCTCAAGCGCCTGGGGGGCATGCCCCTCTCACCGGTGTCGTACTTCATCGGCAAGCTCGGCCAGGTGCTGGTGACCGGGGTGTTCCAGGCTGCTCTGCTGCTCGTGATCGCCGCGGTGTTCTTCGGCGTCGCCCTCCCCACCGACCCCGAGCGGTGGCTGACCTTCACCTGGGTCTTCCTCCTCGGTGCCATCACCTGCGGTGTTCTGGGGATCGCCCTCAGCGCCCTCCCGCGCAGCGGCCGGAGCGCCACCGCGGTCGTCATCCCGATCGTGCTGGTGCTGCAGTTCATCTCCGGTGTCTTCATCCCGTTCGACACGCTGCCGGAGTGGCTGCAGAACTTCGCCGGGATCTTCCCGCTTAAGTGGATCGCGCAGGGGATGCGCTCGGTGTTCCTCCCCGAGGTCTTCGCCGACGCCGAACCGGGCGGATCGTGGCAGCACCAGGAGACCCTCATCGCGCTCCTCATCTGGCTGGTGGTGGGTCTGATCCTCGCCCGACTGACCTTCCGGTGGATTCGCAAGGACGGCTGA
- a CDS encoding ABC transporter ATP-binding protein → MTSVVEVEDLTKTYRGGFQALKGVSFDIRRGETFALLGPNGAGKSTTIEILEGYRDRSGGEVRVLKVDPRQGDLRWRSRLGIVLQSTGEAPSASVKELLSHFASFYPRARKVDEVIEAVGLSEKAKTSVRKLSGGQRRRVDVALGIIGSPELLFLDEPTTGFDPEARRVFWELIRGLQREGTTILLTTHYLDEAAELSERAAIVVGGKLASLGPVGELGGAEARIPIVRWRQDGRVREERTEHPGRVVADLYDALGAEPEGLEIVRPSLEDVYLSFVEGEAGDDAAPEPGGDTETVTEVTR, encoded by the coding sequence ATGACGAGTGTTGTCGAGGTCGAAGACCTCACCAAGACCTACCGCGGCGGCTTCCAGGCGCTGAAGGGCGTGAGCTTCGACATCCGCCGCGGCGAGACCTTCGCGCTCCTCGGCCCCAACGGCGCCGGCAAGAGCACGACCATCGAGATCCTCGAGGGGTACCGCGACCGCTCGGGTGGCGAGGTGCGGGTGTTGAAGGTCGACCCGCGCCAGGGGGATCTCCGTTGGCGCTCGCGGCTGGGCATCGTGCTGCAGAGCACGGGGGAGGCGCCGTCGGCGAGCGTGAAGGAGCTGCTGTCGCACTTCGCGTCGTTCTACCCGCGGGCGCGGAAGGTCGACGAGGTCATCGAGGCGGTCGGGCTCTCCGAGAAGGCGAAGACCTCGGTGCGCAAGCTGTCCGGTGGTCAGCGTCGGCGTGTGGATGTGGCCCTCGGGATCATCGGGTCGCCCGAACTGCTCTTCCTCGATGAGCCGACCACCGGGTTCGACCCCGAAGCCCGGCGGGTGTTCTGGGAGCTCATCCGGGGGCTCCAGCGCGAGGGAACGACCATCCTGTTGACCACCCACTACCTCGATGAGGCCGCCGAGCTCTCCGAGCGCGCGGCGATCGTCGTGGGCGGCAAGCTCGCCTCGCTCGGTCCGGTCGGTGAGCTCGGCGGGGCCGAGGCGCGCATCCCGATCGTGCGGTGGCGCCAAGACGGACGAGTCCGCGAGGAGCGCACCGAGCATCCGGGACGCGTGGTCGCCGACCTGTACGACGCGCTCGGTGCCGAGCCCGAGGGGCTCGAGATCGTGCGACCGAGCCTCGAAGACGTGTATCTGTCGTTCGTGGAGGGCGAAGCGGGCGACGACGCCGCGCCCGAGCCCGGTGGCGACACCGAGACCGTCACGGAGGTGACCCGATGA
- the rlmN gene encoding 23S rRNA (adenine(2503)-C(2))-methyltransferase RlmN, whose product MTENPPARGTAGPVRQVRPRTEGWKQQKDADGRPLLQFASPKRGKPPVHLADLTAEERAAKVTELGLPAFRAKQLETHYFRHYTSDPGEMTDLPASVRDDLVAGLLPPLLTEVRRLQTDRGDTIKFLWKLHDGALVESVLMRYPGRITLCVSSQAGCGMNCPFCATGQAGLTRNMSAAEIVDQIVRANRLIREGGLGKPDHPDERVTNIVFMGMGEPLANYARVMQAVRVMIDPQRGLGMSARGITVSTVGLVPAIRKLSAEEIPVTFALSLHAPDDHLRDELIPVNSKWKVDEALDAAREYFDKTGRRVSIEYALIKDMNDHAWRADLLAEKLNARGRGWVHVNPIPLNPTPGSVWTASERSVQNEFVRRLNAAGIPTTLRDTRGKEIDGACGQLVATEADVAAAASS is encoded by the coding sequence GTGACCGAGAATCCTCCTGCCCGCGGCACCGCCGGGCCCGTCCGCCAGGTGCGGCCCCGCACCGAGGGGTGGAAGCAGCAGAAGGATGCCGACGGCCGCCCGCTGCTGCAGTTCGCCAGCCCGAAGCGCGGGAAACCCCCGGTGCACCTGGCCGACCTCACCGCCGAAGAGCGCGCCGCAAAGGTGACCGAGCTCGGCCTCCCCGCGTTCCGCGCCAAGCAGCTCGAGACCCACTATTTCCGCCATTACACGAGTGACCCCGGCGAGATGACCGACCTCCCGGCATCCGTCCGCGATGACCTCGTCGCCGGCCTCCTGCCGCCGCTCCTCACCGAGGTGCGCCGCCTGCAGACCGACCGGGGCGACACGATCAAGTTCCTCTGGAAGCTCCACGACGGTGCGCTCGTGGAGTCGGTGCTCATGCGCTATCCCGGCCGCATCACGCTGTGCGTGTCGAGCCAGGCCGGATGCGGCATGAACTGCCCGTTCTGCGCCACCGGCCAGGCGGGTCTCACGCGCAACATGTCGGCGGCCGAGATCGTCGATCAGATCGTGCGGGCCAACCGCCTCATCCGCGAGGGCGGGCTCGGCAAGCCCGACCACCCCGACGAGCGCGTCACCAACATCGTCTTCATGGGCATGGGCGAGCCGCTGGCCAACTACGCGCGGGTCATGCAGGCGGTGCGCGTCATGATCGACCCGCAGCGCGGGCTCGGCATGAGCGCGCGTGGCATCACGGTGTCGACCGTCGGACTCGTGCCGGCGATCCGGAAGCTCTCGGCCGAAGAGATCCCCGTCACCTTCGCCCTGTCGCTCCACGCACCCGACGACCACCTGCGCGACGAGCTGATCCCGGTGAACTCGAAGTGGAAGGTCGATGAGGCCCTCGACGCCGCCCGCGAGTACTTCGACAAGACCGGGCGCCGCGTCTCGATCGAGTACGCCCTCATCAAGGACATGAACGATCACGCCTGGCGCGCGGATCTGCTGGCCGAGAAGCTCAACGCCCGCGGTCGCGGCTGGGTGCATGTGAACCCGATTCCGCTCAACCCCACCCCGGGGTCGGTCTGGACCGCGTCGGAGCGGAGCGTGCAGAACGAGTTCGTGCGGCGCTTGAACGCCGCGGGCATTCCGACCACCCTCCGCGACACGCGCGGCAAGGAGATCGACGGCGCCTGCGGACAGCTCGTGGCCACCGAGGCGGATGTCGCGGCGGCGGCCTCCAGCTGA
- a CDS encoding RNA polymerase sigma factor, translated as MSATQRTEQALWARAAGGEGDAFGELFDLHRDRVFRHGYRILRDTHDAEDAAAVAFLELWRRRRQVRLVEGSPLPWLLVTTTNVCLNLSRAKRRYRDFLVTLPHGTPVPSAEDTALDGLAADGDLAAALATLSSAEAELFALVAVEDYSITDAAAAVGVSPAAARTRVHRIRTKLRQHLGHHTLVGYLSKEAT; from the coding sequence ATGAGTGCGACGCAGCGGACTGAGCAGGCGCTATGGGCGCGTGCCGCTGGCGGCGAGGGCGACGCGTTCGGTGAGCTCTTCGACCTGCATCGTGACCGGGTGTTCCGTCACGGGTACCGGATCCTTCGGGACACGCACGATGCCGAGGACGCAGCCGCGGTGGCGTTCCTTGAGCTGTGGCGTCGGCGGCGGCAGGTGCGGTTGGTCGAAGGGTCGCCGTTGCCGTGGCTGCTGGTTACGACCACGAACGTCTGCCTGAACCTCAGCCGCGCGAAGCGTCGTTACCGAGACTTCCTCGTCACGCTGCCCCACGGTACGCCCGTGCCTTCGGCAGAGGACACCGCCCTAGACGGGCTTGCGGCAGACGGTGACCTCGCCGCCGCGCTGGCGACTCTGAGCAGCGCGGAAGCGGAACTGTTCGCACTGGTCGCCGTGGAGGACTACTCGATCACGGACGCCGCCGCCGCGGTTGGGGTGTCCCCGGCCGCGGCGCGCACCCGCGTGCATCGAATCCGGACCAAGCTGCGGCAGCACTTGGGTCACCACACCCTCGTGGGCTACCTCTCGAAGGAGGCGACATGA
- a CDS encoding type II toxin-antitoxin system RelE family toxin: protein MSYRIEIRAAALRALKRIDHQDRDRIRGAIALLGQDPRPPGAKALQGRDGLRVRVGNYRIIYTVQEDILVVVVVTLGHRRDIYDR from the coding sequence GTGAGCTACCGGATCGAAATCCGAGCGGCAGCTCTTCGAGCGCTCAAGCGCATCGATCACCAGGACCGCGACCGCATCCGCGGCGCGATCGCGCTGCTCGGTCAGGATCCGCGGCCGCCCGGAGCCAAGGCGCTACAGGGCCGAGATGGTCTCAGGGTGCGCGTCGGAAACTATCGCATCATCTACACCGTCCAGGAAGACATCCTCGTGGTGGTCGTCGTCACCCTTGGACACCGCCGCGACATCTACGACCGCTGA
- a CDS encoding type II toxin-antitoxin system Phd/YefM family antitoxin, protein MSSVSVADARSHLSDVIARSQKEAVFIERRGQRAAVVVSPEQYERMLEALEDAEDAAAFDDAMAEEGENIPWNQVKKDLGWE, encoded by the coding sequence ATGTCTAGTGTCAGCGTCGCAGACGCCCGCAGCCATCTGTCGGACGTGATTGCTCGTTCCCAGAAGGAAGCGGTCTTCATCGAACGGCGCGGTCAGCGCGCGGCAGTGGTGGTGAGCCCGGAGCAGTATGAGCGCATGCTCGAGGCTCTCGAGGACGCCGAGGACGCGGCTGCCTTCGATGACGCGATGGCTGAAGAAGGCGAGAACATCCCCTGGAACCAGGTCAAGAAGGACCTGGGCTGGGAGTGA
- a CDS encoding META domain-containing protein produces MRHEGNQQPAALLSRGAIQQRRGLEVSLWLSIPVILALVHLLQIFEQFSTVGCEGVCDLDLIFAARAAYPWEVGVSLAAAGGAAIALRLLGKPTFWAGLIAVVLVLASATITSVLFQTGLAPMHERNDRIAQGGLPAAPPPPSPVGEWGTNADEAPYLEFLPDGTLVGTDGCNELSGEWIQDHEDEITLTLLSVTTASCDGIDTWLSNGRSATIP; encoded by the coding sequence ATGCGCCATGAGGGGAATCAGCAGCCGGCTGCACTTCTCTCACGCGGGGCGATTCAGCAACGACGCGGGCTCGAGGTCAGCCTGTGGCTGTCGATCCCGGTCATTCTCGCGCTTGTGCACCTGCTGCAGATCTTTGAGCAGTTCAGCACGGTCGGCTGTGAGGGTGTCTGCGATCTGGATCTCATTTTCGCCGCGCGTGCCGCGTACCCATGGGAAGTGGGAGTGTCGCTCGCCGCGGCAGGAGGCGCCGCGATCGCGCTCCGACTTCTCGGCAAGCCGACGTTCTGGGCTGGGCTCATCGCCGTGGTGCTGGTGCTGGCGTCAGCGACGATCACGAGTGTTCTGTTCCAGACGGGGCTTGCACCGATGCACGAACGGAACGATCGAATCGCGCAGGGTGGCCTTCCCGCGGCACCGCCACCACCAAGCCCCGTCGGTGAATGGGGAACGAACGCCGACGAGGCACCGTACCTGGAATTCCTCCCGGATGGCACACTCGTCGGCACCGACGGATGCAACGAGCTCAGCGGTGAGTGGATCCAAGACCATGAGGACGAGATCACTCTGACACTCCTGTCGGTAACGACGGCCAGTTGCGACGGCATCGACACCTGGCTCAGCAATGGACGATCCGCCACGATCCCCTGA
- a CDS encoding Txe/YoeB family addiction module toxin, whose amino-acid sequence MTRALAFDSNGWEDFVSWQTQDRRTLKRINLLVADVLRDRFQGIGKPEPLRHVLSGAWSRRIDEKNRLVYYVTDEHIVILQARDHY is encoded by the coding sequence GTGACCCGAGCACTCGCGTTCGACTCGAACGGGTGGGAAGACTTCGTCTCCTGGCAGACGCAGGATCGCAGAACACTGAAGCGGATCAACTTGCTCGTTGCGGATGTCCTCCGCGACCGGTTCCAAGGCATTGGCAAGCCCGAACCGTTGCGCCATGTCCTGTCGGGCGCATGGTCGCGACGCATCGATGAGAAGAACCGCCTCGTCTACTACGTCACCGACGAACACATCGTGATCCTGCAAGCGCGAGACCACTACTGA
- a CDS encoding PRD domain-containing protein has protein sequence MPAPAGHDAARDSTVVARKVLNNNVVITVDAAGRERVLMGRGIGFGLKPEAPIDPAKVEKTFVLDATSDSAQAQQLLRDAPYEVVESVMRGVEVAERRLGRDLGRRLPLAVIDHVQFVLERLDAGVRIPSTSMPELRILHPDEFGAAQAMADAIATSLGRELPAEEAVFLTMHLLNATRDEPNGTAALLFRRVQHVVATVERGLGVTLDIDDANYARFILHVQFLLQRLVNRAMLASGDTSFFEFAARSYPRSYAIAQDVKAYVLAATGSALTDEELLYLIVHVERLAAAMAAPDPPVVGSLPQE, from the coding sequence ATGCCCGCCCCCGCAGGGCACGATGCCGCGCGCGACTCGACCGTCGTCGCCCGGAAGGTGCTCAACAACAACGTCGTCATCACCGTCGACGCGGCCGGGCGCGAGCGCGTGCTGATGGGCCGGGGCATCGGTTTCGGTCTCAAGCCCGAGGCGCCGATCGACCCCGCGAAGGTGGAGAAGACGTTCGTTCTCGATGCGACGAGCGACTCTGCGCAGGCACAGCAGCTGCTGCGCGACGCACCCTACGAGGTCGTGGAGTCGGTCATGCGCGGGGTCGAGGTGGCCGAGCGCCGCCTCGGGCGCGACCTCGGGCGCCGGCTCCCCCTCGCCGTGATCGACCACGTGCAGTTCGTCCTCGAGCGTCTCGACGCCGGGGTGCGCATCCCCTCGACGTCGATGCCCGAGCTGCGGATCCTCCACCCCGACGAGTTCGGCGCCGCCCAGGCGATGGCCGACGCCATCGCGACCTCGCTCGGTCGCGAGCTCCCCGCCGAAGAGGCGGTGTTCCTCACGATGCACCTCCTCAACGCCACGCGCGACGAGCCGAACGGCACCGCCGCCCTGCTCTTCCGCCGCGTGCAGCACGTCGTCGCCACCGTCGAACGCGGCCTCGGGGTCACGCTCGACATCGACGACGCCAACTACGCCCGATTCATCCTCCACGTGCAGTTCCTGCTGCAGCGTCTGGTCAACCGGGCGATGCTCGCCAGCGGCGACACCTCGTTCTTCGAATTCGCTGCGCGCAGCTACCCCCGCTCGTACGCCATCGCCCAGGACGTCAAGGCCTACGTGCTCGCGGCGACCGGCTCGGCCCTCACCGATGAGGAGCTGCTCTACCTGATCGTCCACGTCGAACGCCTGGCGGCCGCGATGGCGGCACCCGACCCACCTGTGGTAGGTTCCCTTCCGCAGGAGTGA